From a region of the Osmia lignaria lignaria isolate PbOS001 chromosome 1, iyOsmLign1, whole genome shotgun sequence genome:
- the LOC143305300 gene encoding uncharacterized protein LOC143305300 — MCYIREQPTERDTSRIELLMNLTARLCMRSTCYRLDVGIVCMQCALEAALGAARIYDMVEVHYPLPTAYPPGACDICSAPLMESQAAYHCEECIAAIIMEMEYQRANQPIPPPAIVPTWYTERQIRSRQPGPRRTLRLHTAVSSITNHHT, encoded by the coding sequence atgtgctacatcagggaacaaccaactgagagggacaccagtcgcatcgagctgctgatgaacttgacggcccgcctgtgcatgcgcagcacttgctacagattagacgttggcattgtctgtatgcagtgtgctctcgaagcagcccttggagcagcaaggatctatgacatggtggaggtacactatccactaccaacggcatatccgcctggggcctgcgatatttgcagcgcgcccctgatggagtcgcaggccgcctaccactgcgaggagtgtattgccgccatcatcatggaaatggaataccaaagagcaaaccaacccataccaccgcctgcaatagtaccaacctggtacaccgagagacaaatccgatcgaggcagcctggacccagacgtacgcttcgacttcataccgcagttagcagcatcaccaaccatcacacgtag